The genomic window AGCGTCTGTGAAATCATCGGCGGCACTCCGGTCATTCGATTGAAACGAATTCCGGAAAAGGACTCGGCCGAAATACTCGTAAAACTCGAATCCATGAATCCGGGCGGAAGCGTGAAAGACCGCATCGGATTAAGCATGATCGAGGCCGCCGAACGGGAAGGCCGTCTCAAACCCGGCGGCACAATCGTGGAAGCGACCAGCGGAAATACCGGAATCGGCCTGGCCATGGTATGCGCCGCCAAGGGCTATAAGGCGATCCTGACGATGCCCGACGATGTGAACATCGAGCGGGTGGCTCTGCTGAGAGCTT from Terriglobia bacterium includes these protein-coding regions:
- a CDS encoding pyridoxal-phosphate dependent enzyme, yielding MHDRIYDSVCEIIGGTPVIRLKRIPEKDSAEILVKLESMNPGGSVKDRIGLSMIEAAEREGRLKPGGTIVEATSGNTGIGLAMVCAAKGYKAILTMPDDVNIERVALLRA